One genomic segment of Streptomyces sp. RerS4 includes these proteins:
- a CDS encoding amino acid permease: MSDRTLTEAPAAAPARPVDAGDEGYSKDLKSRHINMIAIGGAIGTGLFLGAGGRLAGAGPSLAIAYAVCGVFAFFVVRALGELVLYRPSSGAFVSYAREFMGEKGAYTAGWLYFLNWSTTTVADITAAATYAHFWSMFTDVPQWVLAFIALAVVLTANLISVKYFGEMEFWFSLVKVAALVIFLIVGIYLVATSHDIGGTTPGLANITDNGGLFPTGVLPMLLVVQGVVFAYASVELCGVAAGETENPEKIMPKAINSIMWRVGLFYVGSVVLLALLLPYTAYSADQSPFVTVFDKLGIPGTAGIMNLVVLTAALSSLNSGLYSTGRILRSMAMSGSAPKFTGVMNKGKVPYGGVLFTAAFGVAGVGLNYWMPGEAFEIVLNLASIGILGTWAMVMLCSLFFWQRSRNGLVERPSYRLPWAPYTQIVTLIFLATVLVLMWMDGGVGRTTVMFLPAIAAALVGGWFLVRRRVAELAAPRD; the protein is encoded by the coding sequence ATGAGTGACCGCACCTTGACCGAGGCCCCCGCCGCGGCGCCCGCCCGCCCCGTCGACGCAGGTGACGAGGGCTACAGCAAGGACCTCAAGTCCCGCCACATCAACATGATCGCGATCGGCGGGGCGATAGGCACCGGCCTGTTCCTGGGCGCCGGTGGCCGCCTCGCCGGCGCCGGTCCCTCGCTGGCCATCGCCTACGCGGTGTGCGGCGTCTTCGCCTTCTTCGTGGTCCGCGCCCTCGGCGAGCTGGTCCTCTACCGCCCGTCCTCCGGAGCCTTCGTCTCCTACGCGCGCGAGTTCATGGGGGAGAAGGGCGCCTACACGGCCGGCTGGCTCTACTTCCTCAACTGGTCCACCACCACCGTGGCGGACATCACGGCCGCCGCGACCTACGCCCACTTCTGGTCGATGTTCACCGACGTCCCCCAGTGGGTGCTCGCCTTCATCGCCCTGGCCGTCGTCCTCACCGCGAACCTGATCTCGGTGAAGTACTTCGGCGAGATGGAGTTCTGGTTCTCCCTGGTCAAGGTCGCCGCCCTGGTGATCTTCCTGATCGTCGGCATCTACCTCGTCGCCACCAGCCACGACATCGGCGGCACCACCCCGGGCCTCGCCAACATCACCGACAACGGCGGTCTCTTCCCCACCGGCGTCCTGCCGATGCTCCTGGTCGTCCAGGGCGTGGTCTTCGCGTACGCCTCCGTCGAGCTCTGCGGCGTCGCCGCCGGCGAGACCGAGAACCCCGAGAAGATCATGCCGAAGGCGATCAACTCGATCATGTGGCGCGTCGGCCTCTTCTACGTCGGCTCCGTGGTCCTGCTCGCCCTGCTGCTGCCGTACACCGCCTACTCGGCCGACCAGAGCCCCTTCGTCACCGTCTTCGACAAGCTCGGCATCCCCGGCACCGCGGGCATCATGAACCTGGTCGTCCTGACCGCCGCCCTCTCCAGCCTGAACTCCGGCCTCTACTCCACCGGCCGCATCCTGCGCTCGATGGCCATGTCCGGCTCCGCCCCCAAGTTCACCGGCGTCATGAACAAGGGCAAGGTCCCCTACGGCGGCGTCCTGTTCACCGCCGCCTTCGGTGTCGCCGGCGTCGGCCTGAACTACTGGATGCCCGGCGAGGCCTTCGAGATCGTCCTCAACCTGGCCTCCATCGGCATCCTCGGCACCTGGGCCATGGTCATGCTCTGCTCGCTCTTCTTCTGGCAGCGCTCCCGCAACGGCCTGGTCGAGCGTCCGTCCTACCGCCTCCCGTGGGCCCCGTACACCCAGATCGTCACCCTGATCTTCCTGGCGACCGTCCTGGTGCTCATGTGGATGGACGGCGGCGTCGGCCGCACCACGGTCATGTTCCTCCCGGCCATCGCCGCCGCCCTGGTGGGCGGCTGGTTCCTGGTCCGCCGCCGGGTCGCCGAACTGGCCGCCCCCCGCGACTGA